The following are from one region of the Rhinoraja longicauda isolate Sanriku21f chromosome 11, sRhiLon1.1, whole genome shotgun sequence genome:
- the LOC144597789 gene encoding GTP-binding protein Di-Ras2-like, which yields MPEQSNDYRVVVFGAAGVGKSSLVLRFVRGTFRETYIPTVEDTYRQVISCDKNICTLQITDTTGSHQFPAMQRLSISKGHAFILVYSVTSRQSVEELQPIYEQICEIKGNVQNIPIMLVGNKRDETQREVESTEGEALATKWMCSFLETSAKLNYNVQELFQELLNLEKRRAVSLQVDGKKPKQKKRDKLKGKCSLM from the coding sequence ATGCCGGAGCAAAGTAATGATTATAGGGTGGTTGTTTTTGGAGCTGCGGGAGTTGGGAAAAGCTCTTTAGTCCTCCGCTTTGTTAGAGGGACTTTTAGAGAAACATACATTCCAACAGTTGAAGATACCTACAGGCAGGTAATCAGCTGTGACAAAAATATCTGCACACTACAAATCACAGACACTACAGGGAGCCATCAGTTCCCTGCAATGCAGAGGTTGTCCATTTCCAAAGGCCATGCATTCATTCTGGTGTACTCTGTGACCAGCAGACAGTCCGTGGAAGAACTGCAGCCCATCTATGAGCAGATCTGTGAAATCAAGGGAAACGTCCAGAATATCCCCATCATGTTAGTGGGGAACAAGAGGGATGAGACTCAGAGAGAAGTTGAGTCAACCGAAGGAGAAGCTCTGGCCACAAAATGGATGTGCTCTTTTTTGGAGACCTCGGCCAAACTTAATTACAATGTGCAGGAACTCTTCCAAGAGTTGCTTAATTTGGAAAAGAGGAGAGCAGTGAGCCTTCAAGTGGatggaaaaaaacccaaacaaaaaaaaagagacaaactGAAAGGGAAATGTTCCCTGATGTGA